The proteins below are encoded in one region of Syntrophorhabdales bacterium:
- a CDS encoding ABC transporter ATP-binding protein, translating into MSLLEVAGLSKSFGGNVAVGGVDFNVRPGEIVGLVGPNGAGKSTIFNLITGYLRPDKGIVKFKGENIDHLRPDQVARKGIGRTFQITLLFRGQTVLESLLAGYVREHKTGFWQALFNTASYQEEEKQALQRGLEVLKLMGLTEWKERQVNVVPLGLQRFLGIAQVIMSPVEILLLDEPLTGMNEEEIASLLDRLRNLRAQGTSIFIIEHHMKAVMAFCDRIIVINFGQKIAEGTPREISENPAVIEAYLGRKKGTRSAS; encoded by the coding sequence TTGTCACTACTTGAAGTTGCGGGATTGAGCAAGAGTTTTGGTGGGAATGTAGCAGTCGGCGGGGTCGATTTCAACGTAAGGCCCGGCGAGATCGTAGGTCTGGTGGGACCCAATGGCGCGGGCAAGAGCACCATCTTCAATCTCATCACCGGGTATCTTCGGCCGGACAAGGGTATAGTGAAGTTCAAGGGCGAGAACATTGACCACTTAAGGCCTGATCAGGTTGCGAGAAAGGGCATCGGAAGGACATTCCAGATAACACTTCTGTTCCGTGGCCAGACCGTGCTCGAGAGCCTGCTTGCCGGATACGTGCGGGAGCACAAAACAGGCTTCTGGCAGGCCCTCTTCAATACTGCCTCTTACCAGGAGGAGGAGAAGCAGGCGCTGCAGCGGGGCCTGGAAGTCCTTAAGCTCATGGGGTTGACCGAATGGAAGGAGCGGCAGGTGAATGTCGTTCCGCTTGGGCTCCAGCGCTTCCTGGGAATCGCGCAGGTAATCATGTCACCCGTTGAAATACTGTTGCTCGATGAACCGCTGACCGGTATGAACGAGGAAGAGATCGCGAGCCTGTTGGATCGGCTCAGGAACCTTCGCGCCCAGGGAACAAGCATCTTTATCATAGAACATCACATGAAAGCGGTGATGGCATTCTGCGACCGTATCATCGTCATAAACTTCGGGCAGAAGATTGCAGAGGGCACACCCAGGGAGATCAGCGAAAACCCTGCGGTCATTGAAGCATACCTGGGACGCAAGAAAGGGACAAGAAGTGCTTCTTGA